Part of the Lolium rigidum isolate FL_2022 chromosome 6, APGP_CSIRO_Lrig_0.1, whole genome shotgun sequence genome, ccaagaaaatgaacttttatagtacatagaggatgacatgtgggtcccatgagcaagcaggtttttcaacgtttcaaacgtggcatgagatcgaaagaaaaaggcaagtgaccaaatatcaggatccaaaaataattcaagaaaagaaacttgattgtacatagagtatgacatgcgggtcccatttagcagcagcggtatcaccgtttgagaggcggcaggggatcgaaagaaaaaggcaagtgaccaaatatgaggtgccaaaaaaatcgaagaaaagaaagttttattgtacatagaggatgacatgcgggtcccatgggcgagcaggtttttcaacgtttcaaacgtggcatgagatcgaaagaaaaaggcaagtgaccaaatatcaggagccaaatataatctaagaaaagaaattttactgtacatagaggatgacatgcgggtcccattttgcagcagcggtctcaccgtttgagaggcggcacagaaccaaaagaaaaatgaagtagccgtaaatcgggggtgaaaaaatccaagaagaaagatttcaattgggctgcatccggacatccgggccttcgaactatcccgctaggccttttgactcgtacaatttcagcccactccaaaacaggaaagttccgaattttctaaaaacaggaaagtcctatgcttcgcaaagacaaaaaaacaaggagattcaacatataagtttgtttatgtaaaaataaagatttagttatccgtttgaaatagctcgtgagcgcaatacattgtttattgtccgcaaaataatcaagatatcatatgtttcttgtacggggaggccgacatcggggacccatgagccaacaaacgtcgtcaacgttttaaaggcggcaggggatggaaagaaaaaataaaccaaaaatctgttggtaaaaaatccaagaaaagaaacattttcgttccgagaggatgacatgcgggacccatgaggcagcgaagcatcctcgccgtttattgttcatagaggttgacatgtgggacccgtgagccgccagccgtcctcaacgttttaaaggctgcaggtgatcgaaagaaaaataagccaaaaatcgtttggtcaacaaaatccaagaaaataaacatttaccgttctgagaggatgacatgcgggacccatgaggcagcagcatcctcaacgtttccaaggcggcaggggaaagatccagaaattaattaggggttcaaaataaagccatcaaaggaaacttatattgttcatagaggatgacatgtgggaccgacctgccaacgacgtcctcatcgtttcgtagggggcaggagatcaaaagaaaaaggcaaatagccggaaattaggggtaaaaaataactccaagaaaggaaacttttattgttcgtagaggatgacatgcgggacccatgagccagcagcttactcaacgtttcaaaggcggcatgagatcgaaagaaaaaggcaagtgacaaaatatcaggagccaaagataatccaagaaaagaaactttattgtacgtagaggatgacatgcgggtcccatttagcagcagcggtctcaacgtttcaaaggcggcaggggatcaaaagaaaaaggaaatagccaaaaatcagagggtgaaaaaaaataaagaaaataaacatttatagcacatagaggatgacatgcgggtcccatgagccaagcaggttcctcaacgtttcaaacgtggcatgagatcgaaagaaaaaggcaagtgaccaaatatgaggagccaaaaataattcaagaaaagaaagttttatagtgcatagaggatgacatgcgggtcccatttagcagcagcggtatcaccgtttgagaggcggcaggggatcaaaagaaaaaggcaagtgaccaaatatgaggtgccaaaaatcacTACTGCAGAAATGCTTATAGCCTCCAAGTGATTAGTGACAGGCGAAATTGCGCCTGTCACTAGTAAGTGTATCAGTGACGAGCACATATAAGCCTGTCACCGATACAAAACACTAGTGACAGACGTATAAAAAAGGATGTCACTGGTCTTTTTTTGAAAGGGCGGCCGAGACTGAAAATATTTTAGCGACATGCTAATAAAAGAGCCTGTCACTAGCAAACCGTGTTCGCCCACCAACTGCTCATCAACTGTGGGCCGGTTCTTCCAACGCGCGTCGTACGTGGGCCAGCGGGAGACTTCTCAGACGCGACGTACGCGTAAGTCCCGAGCGAGCTAGATCGGTGTAGGTACAGGCTCCCTAAATACAGGCTACAGGAGAGATTGGACGTGGATGTAAGCAGTACGAATTAAACCGAGCTTGTTCTAAAAAAAACTCTAGCAAAAAAATAGAGTACCCCATTACCCCCATGACCCCGAGCCCTCCTAATCCCCAACCGCAGCCGCCCTTCTCCCGATCGCAACTCCGTGCCGCCAGCCCACCCcaacgccgccgcgccgccaaccCACTCCAACGCCGCCAAAGCCGCCAAAGccggccgccgcgtcgccagcccACTCCAACGCCGCTGCCCGACGTGTGGAGGCCCTCCCGCTACGCGACCGACGCCCTAGGAGCCACGCGCGGCCCTGCATCCCCAACGCCGCCGCCCTAGGACACCGCCCTGCATCTACAACGCCGCGCCATTCCACTGCATCCCCAACGCCGCGCCGCTCGTTCACCCGACGCGAGGACGCCTCTGCCTGAAGTGTGGACGCCGACACCCTGCACCACGCTCCTCCAACCCAACTGGCGGACCCAAGATTCAGGTATGCTCTTGACGAGTGTCTAGCTCAACCCAACTGTCAAGTTTCTATCCAAAATCCATGTCAGATACATGTCCGGATAAAGAAGATTTCAACATATATGTGTTCCGTTCATTTTTCATGTCTGTGTTACTAGATTGAATCAGTTAATCGGCTAATCCCTAATTTTAGCAAATGAAAAATTCTAACAGGTCCCTCTTGCAAGTTGCGGTCACCAGGTTTTACCATGCTCAGGCAGTAGTAATGTTATCCTCTGTTGATATGGATCAGCGAGTAGTTAGTTGCACTTAGCTTTCACTCACAGGCAGCAAGAAAGGGCATAGAAAAGCTACTTGTACAGATTCGGATTAACTGAAAGTTGCACTTAGCTTAACTGAACCCAGTATGTAGAATGTAGATACTCTAAGCAGTAAGCTTGCAACTTCAAGCACTAATCAAGTGAGCACCCTGAAACCTGGCATTCTCTTTTCCAATAATAGTAGCAACAAGTGATGCAATTCCAATGAAACAGTATGAGAGAAATAACATATCAGctaaattgctttcaacttgataTTTAGTTTCAGAATATCTCAGTTCAAAGAATGCAGACCTTTGTTCGTAGAGGATTTAAACTGCATACCTGTAACAGAGTTCTAGCTCTTCCACGACCACTTAGAATCTGCATTATATTACTAGCATCTTTGTGTAGGAATGGAAGAATCTTCGAACAATTACGACTCATGATTCACACACAAAGGCTGCTGCAACCCAATTGATCAAGCATGCATGATCACCGAATGAGGTATGGAGCATTTTATTCATCATATATTTGGTCAGCTTGAAATGCATGTTTTTTCTTCATGATTAATAATAGTGCAAATCATTTAACACTAAAGCTAGTTGAAAACAGGAAGCAACACATTCTCTATTGTATCTGGCGTTCGTGTTGTTTTTTATTAGAGCACTACTGCTAGATGGATATGGTCAGCATGCAGGAGCAGAATACATGTTCTTGATGTGTAAAGCTAGCTAGCTgtgtaagaaaaaaaaattgatggAATCCCGTACACTAAAATCTAGCGCATCTACTACTCTCGTTTGATCGAAACTCACGACGAAAAAAAAGCTCACATGAACCTGGCAGCTGAAAAACGGAAAAGGGTTTGTGTGATTGCTAAACACAGCAGCCCTACGTACATACACATGAGGATTAGGGACTAAGATTAGGAATGCACATACACGTGTATGATTGTTGTACTGTTGCTAGTCTGGAGAGATAATTAGATGGAGTAATCACTTGGGGGACAAAGCTAGTGCGTGTGGACGCGCGTGACCATGCTGGTACGTAAGGCCAGACTCGATGACACACAGCCACACTGGATCAGCTCGTTGTAAGTAAATAGAGCTGAAGGGAATTAATTCTGCTGGCCAAAATATAAACATCAGACACGAAATATATATGCATCATATAATCTTCATTATCATTTATTTATCATATGATTGTATTTAGGCATGTACAAAATCCGGGCGAACACCATCAGCAACGTATGGGTCGCATTTGGTCATTTAGCCATGACCAAATATATCACAATATTGTTGGATTTGTTTTGTGCAATTTTTTGTCACATAATGCACCAGGGGCAAAAGCGTCTTTTCATGTCAGTCCTTAACACCGTTAGTGCTTAAAATGAACTACAGTGTCATATAAGGGAAAAGATTTAAACCAAGTGTCAAATAGGGAAGAAAACAGAAtccagtgtcaaataaggaaccaaATTTTCaagtagtgtcaaataaggaattctcttatATATGTTGGTCTAACCAGCCATGTGGGAACTCCTCTCTAAAACTGTTGTGGTATTGTTAGTAAATAAATGGGGTCTTTCATTAGTTGCTTAATCTAGGAGCGTAGGTAAGTGCTAAACTGAACCATAAATCAGATCCCAGTTGTTTGTCACAACAGATTATACCACACATCACTGAATTTTCAAACTGTATATGTTCCTTAAGAAGACCTGGAAGCCATGAAATCCATCCTGTTAGTGTTCCTTGGGATTGTTCCAGATACAACCCTTGATAATTATCACACATGGGTAATGCTCAAATGGTTTGTTGATTTATGTTCTGAGACTGTCCCTCCTTGATAATAGCTTTATACTTCATGGCAGTTTTTGAGCTTGTGGAGTCTATGTTTGAGGTAGTATTCCATTTTTTTTGATTCCAATGTTTCTCTTAATTTTGGGTATTTTGGTTCAGTAACTAGTAGTTGTGTTTGGTGCTTCTGGTTGCTGCAAGACATGCAGTTAAATATTCATGCAGCTTCCAAGCATATGTACTTGTATACTCAGCCTCGCTTGGTTGTGTTATCTCACGCAGGGAAAGGGGTCAAAGAGCACTGGAGCAAAGACTGGCTGAGAAACTTACTGCGGTTAGGAGCACGGAGAGCACATCAAGCGATGCATCTGATAAAGTTTTACCCTTGTGTGAAGCGACTAGTGCACATTGTGAATTCCCGGTGCTTGCTTTACCCAAGTGATGTTTTCTAGAGGACAAAGGGATCATCCTCGATTCGACGTCTCACGTGTACTCTTTCAGTAGCCCCATCCTCAACCTGAATGCTTCCTTTTGCGTTGTATTATAAATTGTCTGTAGTCGCTTCTAGGACATATGATGATGTGTGATGTACTGATTTAGGGAGCCCTCGTGAACTGTGCAACGATTGCATGATATGTCTTACGACTATTTAGCTACATGTACTGATTTTTTATAACGTCTTAATATGCTATCAAGAATATTCGTGAAAAAagcatttatttttttattatgaAAATTCAATTCGGCCTTCCATCGCAACTAGTGACAGGCATTTATTTTTGCCTGTCATTAGTATGCACACATCAGTGACAGGCACATGCCGGTCACTAGTGATCTGATACCAGTGACTAGTCATTAGTGACAGGCACTTTGCCTGTCACTAACATGCCTTTTGTGCATGTCACTAGAGGCCAATTCTGCAGTAgtgaataattcaagaaaagaaagttttatagtgcatagaggatgacatgcgggtcccagttagcagcagcggtatcaccgtttgagaggcggcaggggatcgaaagaaaaaggcaagtgaccaaatttgaggtgccaaaaaaaactccaagaaaagaaagttttatagtacatagaggatgacatgcgggtcccatttagcagcagcggtatcaccgtttgagaggcggcaggggatcgaaagaaaaaggcaagtgaccaaatatgaggtgccaaaaataattcaagaaaagaaagttttatagtgcatagaggatgacatgcgggtcccatttagcagacagcggtatcaccgtttgagaggcggcaggggatcgaaagaaaaaggcaagtgaccaaatttgaggtgccaaaaaaaactccaagaaaagaaagttgattgcacatagaggatgacatgcgggtcccggttagcagcagcggtatcaccgtttgagaggcggcaggggatcgaaagaaaaaggcaagtgaccaaatttgaggtgccaaaaaaactccaagaaaagaaagttgattgcacatagaggatgacatgcgggtcccatttagcagacagcggtctcaacgtttccaaggcggcaagggatcaaaagaaaaaggaagtagccagaaatcgggggtcaaaaaaatccaagaatagaaagaattttggttcatagaggatgacatgcgggacccatgatcccgcatcgtaaacggctcgatcggagaacgttgaacgagatggcgcgatcgagaaaaaaacaatgccgagaggctgccatctgggtcctacatccctcggcggtgcggatttgcgttgactcggccggcgaacccgagaattcgcgatgcaccacgtcccgggccaccatacgcgacgttttggccgctttcgtcgggctaggtggcctcaaaaacgagaaaaaaaaagttttgacatgcaccacggagggaccaaaatcgtcggccatggtacaccagcaaccacggcgcgacttcaacttcgtcggccatggcaacttttcttgtagtgcaagaagctcaagcactacttccaagaatatcccatcagggtggttgccacagcgcctttggcggaaatcatcggcagcaaggatgccaacggccgggttgccaagtgggccctggagctagccgcccacaccatcctctacgagccgcgcacagccatcaagtcgcagatcctcgcggacttcttcgtcgactgggctgagatgcaatatctgccgcctgtgccggattccacacattggaagatgcacttcgacggctcgaagatgcgcaacggcttgggagccggcatcgtcatcacctctcccaagggagaccgaccGGACTACGTCctacagatccacttcgccgcatccaacaacgtggcggagtatgaagcgctcattcatgggctgaagctggccaaggagattggcgtgcgtcgcatactatgcttcggcgactccgacttggtcatacaacagGCATCTGGCGACTAGgatgcgaaggacgccaacatggcctcataccgcttccatgtgcagcagctatccggcttcttcgacggctgcgaattccaccatgtgccacgagcaaacaacgaggcggctgacgccttgtccaagattggctcaacccggcaagccattccgccgggcatcgccttggcggtgatcaagaagccgtccatcataccgtcaccggattcggagtcaatattcgtgccggctgacccgggggctgctcagccgaacccgggggcttcatcgcccaagtcgggggctaacaagccgaacccgccggctaccacgccgaacccggggacttctcagtccaacccgggggcttcatcgccacactcgggggctagcaagccgaacccgccggctagtgatacgtctccaacgtatcgataatttcttgtgtttcatgccacattattgatgttatctacatgttttatgcacactttatgtcatattcgtgcattttctggaactaacctattaacaagatgccaaagtgccgcttgtcgttttcgctgtttttggtttcgaaatcctagtaaagaaatattctcggaattggacgaaataaaagcccggaggcctattttctcacgaagcttccggaagtccgaaggagagacgaagagggccacagggtggccaaaccctaggcggcgcggccccaccccttggccgcgccggcccgtggtttgggcccccgtgccgcctcttgacctgcccttccgcctacaaatagcctccgtgacgaaacccccggtaccgagagccacgatacggaaaacattaccgagacgccgtcgccgccgatcccatctcgggggatcctggagatcgcctccggcaccctcgccggagaggggattcatctcccggaggactctacactcgccatggtcgcctccggagtgatgagtgagtagtctacccctggactatgggtccatagcagtagctagatggttgtcttctccccattgtgctatcattgtcggatcttgtgagctgcctatcatgatcaagatcatctatatgtaattctatatgttgcgtttgttgggatccgatgaatagagaatacttgttatgttgattatcaaagttatgcttatgtgttgtttatgatcttgcatgctctccgttactagtagatgctccggccaagtagatgcttttaactccaagagggagtacttatgctcgatagtgggttcatgcccgcattgacaccgggacaagtgacggaaagttctaaggttgtgttgtgctgttgccactagggataaaacattgatgctatgtctaaggatgtagttgttgattacattacgcaccatacttaatgcaattgtctcgttgttttgcaacttaataccggagggggttcggatgataacctcgaaggtggactttttaggcatagatgcgatcggatggcggtctatgtactttgtcgtaatgcccaattaaatctcactatactcatcatgatatgtatgtgcattgtcatgctctctttatttgtcaattgcccaactgtaatttgttcacccaacatgctgttcgtcttatgggagagacacctctagtgaactgtggaccccggtccaattctctttactgaaatacaatctactgcaatacttgtttctactgttttctctcgcaaacaatcattttccacacaatacggttaatcctttgttacagcaagccggtgagattgacaacctcactcgtttcgttggggcaaagtagcttggttgtgttgtgcaggttccacgttggcgccggaatctccggtgttgcgccgcactacatcccgccgccatcaaccttcaacgtgcttcttggctcctcctggttcgataaaccttggtttctttctgagggaaaacttgctgctgtgcgcatcataccttcctcttggggttgcccaacgaacgtgtgaaatacacgccatcaagctcttttccggcgccgttgccggggagatcaagacacgctgcaaggggagtctccacttctcaatctctttactttgtttttgtcttgctttattttatttaNNNNNNNNNNNNNNNNNNNNNNNNNNNNNNNNNNNNNNNNNNNNNNNNNNNNNNNNNNNNNNNNNNNNNNNNNNNNNNNNNNNNNNNNNNNNNNNNNNNNGTTGGACGCGGAGGCGGCTAGGAGAGCAGCGGCGGCGTGAGTGTTTTTTGATGTAGGGTTTGGACGCGGCGGTGGCTAGgaaagcggcggcggcgtgggtttTGGTGTAGGATCGATTTGATTGGATGTGCGGTGGCGGCAAGGAGCGGCTACGGCAGACAGTTTTGTTTGTGTGTGTATTGGCAAGGCAgcgacggcgagcggcggcggcaggatgGGGCGGcagctggcggtggcggcgtcgggcTGTTAGGGTTTGACAGCTAGAGTCGGGAATACCATGTGAAATTGTGTTGAACGATGCGTGCCCTTTCGGGTCATCGGTTGCGTGTTATATAGGTAGGGAAAACCTCCTACGTGGCAATATAAGGGAGGTACGTGTACGGTCGGAGTACTACTCCGTACACCGTACACGTACAGATGACATACACTAACAATTACGTCTTCGACAAGGTGGTTCTTGTAATCGCCTTCCCAGTGACGTGACAATGCAATTCGAGATGTTGGTTGATTATTTCAATGGTTGCGCGCATGCATGTTGCCTTGGCATTGTGatttaaattaaaattatgggtgaACTTTCGTTGGTGTTTACAGGTATATGATTTGGTAtctagattaattttctttagatACCTTCATAAAATTGCAAGATTGTGTCatgaaagaagaaagagtttgaagatcttaaagatttgCTTGCTTCTCCTAGATTTTATTTTATAGTCGCCGGAGAGAGCTTATGTATCTCTATACCATGTACTATTCACTACTACTATAAATATATCGTGGaattgattttgagaaaaaaGAATCATTTTCTTTCTCATGTGATGAAATCAACAAACTTTGGTGGATATGAAATCTTGTAAGGATCGAAACGTGCGTGACAGTGCAACCCAACGTATTTCATGTTCCTGCCTTTTCAGAATCCTGCAAATCAACGATCCCTCAACTTGAAATGGTAAGAGCTGAAAACCCAACTACCCAAACACTGATATGCACATCCTCTACAAAGTGGTAACCTTTGATTAAGATGTTAAACAAGATTTACAGCGCATATTGTATCATCCATTCCGTCAGCAAATTAAGCAGCAGCTAACCCAATAGCACCAGTAGTACGTGCGACAGCTAATCCATCAATCTATTCTAAGGAGGCGTTCCTCCGATCCTGTCTCGCATGGCGCTTCGCCCATGCATGCACGCACGCAGTGAACCCATGTCGAATTAGTTCACACCCCGGCCGGCCGAAGATCATCGAGATGGAGCTCACCCTACAACCGCAGCTCCAAATCTAGCTCTTCCGTGCCTCCGGCATTGCCCCGGCCGCTGGACTCGTGGCTGGTTCGCATCCAGTTGTGGTACTGCGGTGGTTGCTGCTGCCTGTGGCTCGACGGCGGCGAGTCATGAACGACGAAGAGCGGCGACGTCGCCGGCGGCCGGCTGGAGCCGTACGGCAGCAGGTTCTCCGCGCAGTACTGGCTGTACTGCGCGTCTGCGATCCTCCGGTCCATCGCGTCGAAGCAGCCCTGTAATATGAACAAAAGGTAAGCTACATGTATGTGCAGCAAGCAATGCGGGCATTTCGAATTTTCATGTAGGCGGTACTTACAGTTAGATATGGCTGGAAAGACGCGTGGCCCGCCGTCGGGACGGCGGCGGGGAACGGCACCTGATGCTGCTGGTGTGTCGGCGGCGACGGAGGCATGCCGGAGCGGTATGCAGCGATCATCTGGTTCTGCATCCGGATCTTCTCGAGCTGCGCGACGCCGAGCCCGCGCTGCGGCTGCTTGGCGGccttctgctccgccgccttcttccCGCCGCGCCTCCCCACCCTGCCGCCAGCTTCCATACACATCTCGCCGGCACCGTCGATGCTGCTGCTCCCCATCAAGCCACGAGATATGCAATATGTTTATATACACCAGCGAGCGATGGCGACGCACCAGCAGCGACAGCTAGCCGGCGGTTTATATATATGCACGGACGCCATTGATTATTGGCGATCGTCAGACGGCTAGCTGGAGGAGGATCCGTGGAAAGATTCAGGCCGATCTGCTGCAGCGGTTTTCTATGCATGCCCGGCTTCCAAGAACGATCGCCCTCTCGCCAAGTCGGACGCCATGACTTTTGCGCCACTTGATCGTGTGATCGATCGTGCCCAAATAAAATACGGAGTTCTCTCTCACTTGCAGAAATCGCAAATTAGATTCACGCGGTCAGTCGGGGCTGGGATGTCAGCGAGTGTTTGGAAGATCTTGTGGGGGATAGCACCGCTCGTGGAGGGTGGACAATATCATAGTGACACCACGCGTTGGGTGAGGGTGTTTTAAAAGGGGATCCGCGCCTGTCGCGAGCTCCGCAATTTGGCGTCGCGCACCAGTGTCACAGCTAGCATGGATCGATGATTCGATCGATCCCATCATGCACGCGAGTTGTCCAGCCATCTTGGGCTGCCACTCATGCGTGGATTTTGTTAACAAGTCGCCAACTCGTGTAGTTGACGCGATAAATTATCTAGTGGCAGGAGACTAGTAGTTCACTAAACAAAATGGGGAGCAGGAAACGGTATCGTATCAAGATCCTAGCTTAATTACGGCCAGATCACGTATGGACTTCAAAGATACACGTTGGGTACAAACAAGCCGAACAATtataaaaattataaataggtACTTCAACCACTTAGCGACGACTATATACACTAGCGTGAGCGAAGATATGTCGTCATTCTCGCCTCTTCATCACCGGAACCAAGTGAAACTTATCGTAGTAGAGCTTATCATAGTAGACAGATGAAAAATCGTCGTGCTAGCTAGGTCCTCAAATCGCCAACGCATCAAAGTACAATCATAGATCGAAAGAGACTGATCTAAATTCAcaccaacaaacacgaaaacTGATTGGATCCTATGAAATTTGCGTAGCACGCGACTCCACGTGCCTTCCGTCTACGCTAGGACCACCACGGAGCGAGGATAGAACAACACAAACCTTATTCTGACTTTAAGATATCACTATCGCTTCACCGTGCAAAAAAAAGACAGAAAAACATCCTAAACAAGGAATATAAACCCTCTCTCCGGCAAGAGGCGTTGGTCCGCCAAATCTTAAAGCCTCAATGCCACCGGAGACCGGAGACGAAGTGAATCACCGACGGCTAGAACCCTAGATGTGTTTTACGGTAGCATCCTCCACATGGCCTCCGCCTGACGGCAGATATGCGTTGGGTTTGACGTGTCCGGATATGTTCAACGATCTGTATAGATTGATCGGGCTCAGTGCTTTGCTTGGTTAAACCGGCTCGTCCAGATTGCATCGCATCGGGGTAATCGCAGCTTCGCAGGTTATTGTACTATACTTTACTTACACTAGTAATTGTGCACGTGCCACGCACGTGTAATCGTGAGAAGGTTGTATTAAGTATCATAGCATATATTTTGTTTGCAATTTTTTTGAATTCCACCCTACTTCAGTGAGTTACATTTTTGTAGCTTTCTTCATCTACATCTTCTTTTAGTTCTAAATGCTAAACTTTGGGCCTACAGAAACCACTCATCAGTAAGCCACCAATTTAATTAAGGAAAACTTGTAGAATACTATTTGAAACAACAACCAATATATAACCATTCTTTTATCGGTGGCGTTTCATGGCACAAAATCGGATGCACCACCCAGACAAAGAAAGTTCAAGATGCAAAGGCCCTAAAAAAATAGTATACAATCGCCAGCTTCAGAGCACAAGAGCCTGACCCGAAACTTACACCTTGCATTTATGTCTGACGTTAAGCATGCCCGTAGGTCATCTTCACCCCTCTTTGTACATATAGAGCAATATAATCAAATATCAGATCAACAAGAATGTATGACAGTGAACAAAATTGTCAAACTGAAATATCAAGAAGAAAGCAACATTCTTTGTAGCTTCATTTCTGAATTTTTAAGGTCTGGTAGAAATGAATCCCTTCTTTTCCTTGTTCTCTACTGTTTCCGCATCTTGTAACTCCAGAAGTCATAGATAAAGAGGTAATTGAAATGCTTATCCTAGTCTAATATGAAACA contains:
- the LOC124660845 gene encoding protein SPEAR3-like encodes the protein MGSSSIDGAGEMCMEAGGRVGRRGGKKAAEQKAAKQPQRGLGVAQLEKIRMQNQMIAAYRSGMPPSPPTHQQHQVPFPAAVPTAGHASFQPYLTGCFDAMDRRIADAQYSQYCAENLLPYGSSRPPATSPLFVVHDSPPSSHRQQQPPQYHNWMRTSHESSGRGNAGGTEELDLELRL